The Brasilonema sennae CENA114 genome includes a region encoding these proteins:
- the aroA gene encoding 3-phosphoshikimate 1-carboxyvinyltransferase, whose amino-acid sequence MSASVITVEKRESASQNLIIEPAASLSLQGRIRVPGDKSISHRALMLGAIAEGETQISGLLLGEDPRSTASCFQAMGAEISELNTELVRVKGIGLGNLQEPVDVLDAGNSGTTIRLMLGLLASHAGRFFTVTGDSSLRSRPMSRVIKPLQEMGSQIWGRKGNTLAPLAVQGKSLKPIHYNSPIASAQVKSCILLAGLTTEGKTIVTEPSLSRDHSERMLRAFGANLVTDHQTNSVTITGPTQLYGQTVIVPGDISSAAFWLVAGAIVPDSELVIENVGVNPTRTGILEALAMMGADIQQENQREVAGEPVADLRVRSSRLKSCTISGDIIPRLIDEIPILAVAAVFAQGTTIIRDAAELRVKESDRIAVTAQQLNKMGAQVTELPDGMEITGGTSLSGAEVDSHTDHRIAMSLAIASLKASGQTIIQRAEAAAVSYPEFFTTLQQVCGDG is encoded by the coding sequence ATGTCAGCTTCTGTTATAACCGTAGAAAAGAGGGAGAGCGCTTCTCAAAACTTAATCATTGAGCCTGCTGCTTCTCTATCTCTACAAGGTCGCATCCGTGTTCCAGGTGATAAATCTATCTCCCATAGAGCTTTGATGCTGGGCGCAATAGCCGAAGGCGAAACCCAGATTTCCGGTCTACTTTTGGGAGAAGATCCCCGTAGCACAGCAAGCTGTTTCCAAGCGATGGGGGCAGAAATTTCCGAGTTGAATACGGAATTGGTGCGGGTTAAAGGCATCGGTTTAGGAAACTTACAAGAACCAGTTGATGTCTTAGATGCTGGTAACTCTGGAACAACGATACGCCTGATGCTGGGACTTTTGGCATCTCATGCTGGGCGCTTTTTTACCGTGACAGGTGATAGTTCCTTGCGATCGCGTCCCATGTCCCGTGTTATCAAACCATTACAAGAAATGGGATCGCAAATTTGGGGACGAAAAGGTAATACACTTGCACCACTTGCAGTTCAAGGAAAGTCCCTCAAACCTATTCACTACAATTCCCCCATCGCCTCTGCCCAAGTGAAATCTTGCATTCTCCTTGCAGGTTTGACGACAGAGGGAAAAACGATTGTGACAGAACCATCACTTTCACGCGATCACAGCGAACGCATGCTACGGGCATTTGGGGCAAATTTAGTTACAGACCACCAAACCAACAGTGTCACAATCACTGGGCCTACTCAACTTTACGGGCAAACAGTGATTGTTCCAGGCGATATAAGTTCCGCAGCTTTTTGGTTAGTCGCTGGGGCAATTGTACCAGATTCTGAACTGGTTATTGAAAATGTTGGAGTAAATCCCACCCGCACAGGCATTTTAGAAGCCTTGGCGATGATGGGAGCAGATATCCAACAGGAAAATCAGCGGGAGGTGGCTGGGGAACCAGTCGCTGATTTACGAGTGCGTTCCAGTCGTTTGAAAAGTTGCACTATCTCTGGTGATATTATCCCTAGGTTGATTGATGAAATCCCAATTTTGGCAGTGGCAGCGGTTTTCGCGCAAGGAACGACGATCATTCGGGACGCTGCTGAGTTAAGAGTCAAAGAAAGCGATCGCATTGCTGTCACAGCACAGCAACTCAACAAAATGGGGGCACAGGTGACAGAATTACCTGATGGTATGGAAATCACTGGCGGAACCTCCCTATCGGGTGCTGAGGTTGATAGTCATACTGATCACCGGATTGCGATGAGTTTGGCGATCGCATCTCTCAAAGCTTCTGGTCAAACGATTATCCAGCGTGCAGAAGCAGCAGCGGTATCCTACCCAGAATTTTTTACCACACTGCAACAAGTTTGTGGCGATGGCTAA
- a CDS encoding ABC transporter substrate-binding protein, whose amino-acid sequence MKSSIFKQLFQRSWIFTLLSLLVVVALNGCNPSQFKSQAAQVPRMITATLGAPSTFNSALNETAYGVFGFIYDSLINENPLTNKQEPALAESWEVFDNGKRIIITLREGLKWSDGQPMTADDVVFSYNEIYLNPKIPTPVKDSLKIGESGATPNVKKLDERRVEFTIPEPFAPFLRWVGGITILPAHVLQESVRTTGSDGNPKFFSMWGTDTDPKKIVGNGPYVMESYIPSQRVIFKRNPYYWRKDTQGKPQPYIERIVYQIIESTDNQLISFRSGQLDDLEVTPEGFSLLKREEKRVGFNIYNGGPDTGTSFIAFNLTKGKNPKGQPFVDPIKSRWFNKKEFRQAIAYAINREAMKINVFRGLGEPQNSFVYVKSPFYLPPEKGLKVYNYDPEKAKKLLLQAGFKYNSQNQLLDADGNRVRFTLLTNVERKTRADMAAQIRQDLANIGIHLDLQVLTFNAYIDKLKVSQNWDCYLGGFLGGGVEPHGASNIWRIKGASHAFNQGSQPGKPPIIGWEPSDWEKEIDRLYVKGAQELDENKRKEIYYEYQRIASEQLPFIHLVERLNLQAVRDRFQGIKYTALGGPFWNLYEIKVTEN is encoded by the coding sequence ATGAAGTCTAGTATTTTTAAACAACTTTTCCAACGTAGTTGGATTTTCACTTTACTGAGTCTATTGGTAGTAGTAGCCCTCAATGGTTGTAATCCCAGTCAGTTTAAAAGCCAAGCGGCTCAAGTTCCGCGAATGATCACTGCTACTCTGGGTGCACCTTCAACTTTTAACTCAGCATTGAATGAGACGGCATATGGCGTTTTTGGCTTTATCTACGACTCATTGATAAATGAAAATCCTCTTACCAACAAGCAAGAGCCTGCTTTAGCCGAGTCCTGGGAAGTTTTTGACAATGGTAAGCGGATTATTATTACCCTCAGAGAAGGACTAAAGTGGTCAGATGGTCAGCCAATGACTGCTGATGATGTTGTGTTTTCTTACAACGAAATTTACTTAAATCCAAAAATTCCCACTCCTGTTAAGGACTCTCTGAAAATTGGTGAAAGTGGGGCAACACCAAATGTAAAAAAACTTGATGAACGACGCGTGGAATTCACGATACCCGAACCTTTTGCTCCTTTTTTAAGATGGGTAGGCGGTATCACAATTCTGCCTGCTCATGTTCTACAGGAGTCTGTTCGCACAACTGGTTCTGATGGGAATCCCAAGTTTTTTTCAATGTGGGGAACAGACACTGATCCAAAAAAAATTGTGGGGAACGGTCCTTATGTGATGGAAAGTTACATTCCAAGTCAGCGAGTGATATTCAAGCGTAACCCATACTACTGGCGCAAAGATACTCAAGGCAAACCTCAACCTTACATTGAGCGCATTGTTTACCAAATTATTGAATCTACTGACAATCAGTTAATCAGTTTTCGCTCTGGGCAGCTAGATGATTTGGAAGTGACCCCGGAAGGGTTTAGTTTGCTTAAACGAGAGGAAAAGCGAGTAGGTTTCAACATTTATAACGGAGGACCTGATACAGGCACAAGTTTTATTGCTTTTAATCTCACTAAAGGCAAAAATCCTAAAGGACAACCTTTTGTAGATCCAATCAAGTCTCGTTGGTTTAATAAAAAGGAATTCAGACAAGCTATAGCCTATGCAATTAACCGTGAAGCGATGAAAATAAATGTTTTTCGCGGACTAGGAGAACCGCAAAATTCCTTTGTTTATGTCAAAAGTCCCTTCTACCTTCCACCAGAAAAAGGGTTAAAAGTTTACAATTACGATCCAGAGAAAGCAAAGAAATTACTATTACAAGCCGGTTTCAAATATAATTCTCAGAATCAACTGTTGGATGCTGATGGCAACCGAGTCAGATTTACGCTGTTAACCAATGTAGAAAGGAAAACTAGGGCAGATATGGCAGCGCAAATCAGACAGGATTTGGCTAACATTGGAATTCATCTTGATTTGCAAGTCCTTACTTTTAACGCCTATATAGATAAACTTAAAGTGTCCCAGAACTGGGATTGTTACCTTGGTGGGTTTCTTGGCGGCGGCGTTGAACCTCACGGTGCTAGCAATATCTGGAGAATTAAAGGAGCATCCCACGCATTTAATCAAGGTTCACAACCCGGTAAACCTCCAATCATTGGCTGGGAACCTTCCGATTGGGAAAAGGAAATTGACCGACTTTATGTTAAGGGTGCACAAGAATTGGATGAGAACAAGCGCAAAGAAATTTATTACGAATATCAGCGAATTGCCTCGGAACAGTTACCGTTTATTCACTTGGTAGAACGGTTAAATTTGCAGGCAGTGCGCGATCGCTTCCAAGGTATCAAATACACAGCCCTAGGTGGCCCATTCTGGAACTTGTATGAAATCAAAGTTACAGAAAACTAG
- a CDS encoding helix-turn-helix domain-containing protein, giving the protein MSILVEGLPNPNVFADLGLEDAEELFTRDKIGIVVLHLLKERNLKQREISDFLGILQPEVSHLMKGEFQRFSEGKLLIFLKRLDTEITLHLHPRHGRKQAAETVVPLSGC; this is encoded by the coding sequence TTGTCCATCCTTGTTGAGGGTTTACCCAACCCAAACGTATTCGCTGACCTCGGTTTAGAGGATGCAGAGGAACTTTTTACCCGTGATAAGATAGGCATTGTCGTACTCCACCTCCTGAAAGAACGTAACTTGAAACAGCGCGAAATCAGTGACTTTCTCGGCATTCTACAGCCAGAAGTATCTCATCTGATGAAAGGAGAGTTTCAACGATTCAGTGAGGGCAAACTACTCATTTTCCTCAAGCGACTCGATACGGAAATCACCTTGCATCTTCACCCCCGTCATGGGAGAAAACAAGCTGCTGAAACTGTGGTACCGCTTTCGGGTTGTTAG
- a CDS encoding YidH family protein, whose translation MSKMPKIDRQREHQANERTFLAWLRTSISLIGFGFAIARFGLFIRQLNFSLTQQQHEPAPHPFFTSENLGICLVIFGIFTLLLAVWRYNQVFSQIEEGNYQPSKFTVWVMTGVVIIFGILSIPLLLLRSNAPRSPYRVPNQPLSRHFR comes from the coding sequence ATGAGCAAAATGCCCAAAATTGACCGCCAAAGGGAGCATCAAGCAAACGAGCGGACATTTTTAGCTTGGCTACGCACTTCAATATCACTAATTGGCTTTGGTTTTGCTATTGCTAGATTTGGTCTATTTATACGCCAGCTTAATTTCTCTCTGACTCAACAGCAACACGAACCAGCACCACATCCTTTTTTCACCTCAGAAAATTTGGGTATTTGTTTGGTAATATTTGGTATTTTTACTTTACTTTTAGCAGTCTGGCGATACAATCAAGTTTTTTCTCAAATTGAAGAAGGAAACTATCAACCCAGTAAGTTCACCGTTTGGGTAATGACTGGAGTAGTCATTATTTTTGGAATCCTCAGTATTCCTTTGCTCCTTTTGCGAAGTAATGCGCCTCGTTCCCCGTATCGGGTTCCAAATCAACCACTGTCACGTCATTTCCGTTAA
- a CDS encoding non-ribosomal peptide synthetase, protein MTDYLNDLKFSTFIDLLRYRALDQPNKVGFTFLQDGETESSSLTYQELDRQARAIAQELQLLGVAKGERALLLYTPGLEFIPAFFGCLYAGVVAVPAYPPHLNRPMPRLQAIVVDTQATVVLTTAQILSNGSRLFTHTPELGALQWLATDSLTGGLEDHWQKTEVTSDTLAFLQYTSGSTSTPKGVMVNHGNLLHNQQLIKSGFGHTEQTIVVGWLPLFHDMGLIGNMLQPLYLGTECILMPPVAFLQNPFRWLQAICRYKATTSGGPNFAYDLCVSKITPEQRATLDLSSWEVAFNGAEPVRAETIERFARTFADSGFRQKAFYPCYGMAETTLIVSGGTKEAPPVFQSVEKAALEQSRVIPATLEDGATQKLVSSGQPLQDLRVVIAHPETLTRCAPGEVGEIWVSGNSVTQGYWRRTEETEPTFRAYLKDSGEGSFLRTGDLGFLYSGELFVTGRLKDLIIIRGRNHYPQDIELTLEQSHSALQPTCSAAFAIDVTGEERLAVVVEVKRSHLRHLNVEEVVKAIRQAVAEQHELQVYGVLLLKPGSIPKTSSGKIQRHACRADYLNGSLDVVGSSILEDTYVMESKDKLTREALLAIESKHQKPLLESYLQECVARVLKIAPNQLDLQQPLSSLGLDSLMATELQHSIETDLGVVLPMTSFLEGDSIVQLVSLVLTQLAAPNQQTTLVPVVEADVEQPLSYGQRSLWFLYQLAPLSPAYNIVNAVRIKGDIDIPALQRAFEKLVERHPALRTTFTAYYGEPVQQVHQQRVFDFHKQDISTWSEESVNQRLLEEAHRPFNLERGPLMRVNLFARSAQEHILQLGVHHIVGDFWSLAVLVQELGILYEAQKDGTSVSLAPLPLQYTDYSRATAEMLASAEGERFWAYWQKQLAGHLPVLNLSTDRPRPLIQTYQGATVPFKLSADLTQRLKAHSRTQGATLYMTLLAAFKVLLHRYTGQEDILVGSPTAGRNRADFAALVGYFVNPVVLRSDMSGNPTFLAFLGQVQQTVIHAFEHQDYSFALLVERLQPVRDPSRSPLFQTMFVLQKAHILNEEGLASFALGETGARMHLGKLEMESLALEQRVAQFDLTLTMAEVDGELAASLEYNTDLFDAATIMRMASHFQTLLESILANPHHKLSELSILSKAELHQLLVEFNQNQSKIRIPRQEPGNEPKSKIDQCVHELFAAQVERTPDAVAVEFANEKLSYRELNLRANQLAHYLKFLGVGSDVLVSICLERSPQMLVGILAILKAGGAYVPLDPAYPPQRLALMLEDSQSSVLITQQKITQWLPKHKAKVVSIDTDWEVIACESQENPVNNDVTAENLAYVIYTSGSTGVPKGVMIPHGALTNYTQAAADEYELDIGDRVLQFASISFDAAAEEIFPCLIRGGTLVLRTDAMLSSVRVFLQKCCELELTVLDLPTAFWHQVASGLATEGCILPKQLRLVLIGGEKALKTQLTIWQKYATNSVRLVNTYGPTETTIVATKCDLSELASAEVPIGSAIPNVQTYVLDNHLQPVPIGVVGELYIGGVGVARGYLNRPDLTADKFISNPYSQEPIARLYKTGDLVRYLSNGNLEFIGRIDHQVKIRGFRIELGEIEAVLNQYPGVREVVVLDREDIPGEKRLVAYVVPDQEQPITTSELRRFLKEKLPEYMVPSAFILLDKLPLTPNGKVDRLALPAPDGIRPELEETFVAPRNPVEEVLALIWSEVLRVEQVGIYDNFFELGGHSLLATQVLSRLRDIFQVELPLHVLFEATTVAKLSQHLIALERKPGQTEKIAQIIQNIEAMSGEDINKTLQQKKR, encoded by the coding sequence ATGACTGACTATTTAAATGATTTAAAATTTTCCACTTTTATAGACCTGCTGCGCTACAGAGCACTAGACCAGCCAAATAAAGTAGGTTTTACCTTTTTACAGGATGGAGAAACAGAAAGCTCAAGCTTGACTTATCAAGAATTGGATAGACAGGCTCGGGCGATCGCGCAAGAGTTACAGTTATTAGGTGTTGCCAAGGGGGAACGTGCCCTACTTCTATATACGCCTGGTTTGGAATTTATTCCGGCATTTTTTGGCTGTTTGTATGCAGGGGTTGTTGCTGTTCCCGCCTATCCACCCCACTTAAATCGACCTATGCCAAGGTTGCAAGCGATTGTGGTGGATACTCAGGCAACGGTAGTGCTTACTACCGCCCAAATACTATCTAATGGCTCCCGTTTATTCACTCATACTCCAGAGTTGGGGGCTCTACAATGGCTTGCCACTGACAGTCTCACAGGTGGTCTGGAAGACCATTGGCAAAAGACGGAGGTAACTAGCGACACATTAGCTTTTCTGCAATATACTTCGGGTTCTACCTCTACACCAAAAGGTGTGATGGTGAACCACGGAAATCTTTTACACAACCAACAACTGATCAAATCAGGTTTTGGACATACTGAGCAAACTATTGTCGTCGGCTGGTTGCCCCTGTTCCATGACATGGGTTTGATTGGGAATATGCTTCAGCCCCTGTACTTAGGAACTGAGTGTATCCTAATGCCGCCAGTGGCTTTTCTCCAAAATCCTTTCCGTTGGCTCCAAGCCATTTGCCGATACAAAGCGACCACAAGTGGTGGGCCGAATTTTGCTTATGATCTGTGTGTGAGCAAAATTACTCCCGAACAACGGGCGACTCTTGACCTAAGTAGCTGGGAGGTGGCTTTTAACGGAGCCGAACCCGTCCGTGCCGAGACTATTGAGCGGTTTGCTCGAACTTTTGCTGATTCTGGCTTTCGACAAAAAGCTTTTTACCCATGTTATGGCATGGCAGAAACGACGCTCATTGTTTCTGGTGGTACCAAGGAAGCGCCGCCAGTATTCCAAAGCGTCGAGAAAGCGGCGCTAGAACAAAGTCGAGTCATTCCAGCCACTTTAGAGGATGGTGCGACTCAGAAATTAGTGAGTTCGGGTCAACCCTTGCAGGATTTGCGGGTTGTGATTGCCCACCCTGAGACATTAACTCGCTGTGCACCTGGAGAGGTAGGTGAGATTTGGGTTTCAGGTAACAGTGTGACTCAGGGTTACTGGAGGCGAACTGAGGAGACAGAACCCACTTTCCGCGCGTACCTCAAGGACTCTGGAGAAGGTTCATTTTTGCGTACAGGCGACTTAGGATTTTTGTACTCAGGCGAACTCTTTGTTACTGGTCGCCTCAAGGATTTAATTATCATCCGTGGTCGCAACCATTACCCCCAGGACATTGAACTGACATTGGAACAGAGCCATTCGGCACTGCAACCCACCTGTAGTGCGGCATTTGCCATTGATGTCACAGGTGAAGAACGGCTAGCAGTTGTTGTGGAAGTCAAGCGGAGCCACCTCCGGCATTTAAATGTCGAGGAGGTCGTGAAAGCTATTCGTCAAGCAGTTGCAGAACAACACGAGTTGCAAGTTTATGGTGTCTTACTGCTCAAGCCTGGAAGCATTCCCAAAACTTCCAGTGGCAAGATTCAACGTCATGCCTGCCGCGCTGATTATCTTAATGGCAGCCTGGATGTAGTAGGTAGCAGCATTTTGGAAGATACCTATGTCATGGAGAGCAAAGATAAACTGACTCGCGAAGCTCTGCTAGCAATAGAATCAAAACACCAAAAGCCGCTATTGGAGTCTTATCTTCAGGAGTGTGTGGCACGGGTGTTGAAGATAGCCCCGAACCAGTTGGACTTGCAGCAGCCCTTGAGTTCCTTGGGTCTGGACTCCTTGATGGCAACAGAACTGCAGCACAGCATCGAAACCGATCTGGGTGTGGTTCTGCCGATGACGAGTTTCTTAGAAGGCGATAGTATAGTCCAACTTGTTAGCTTGGTGTTAACTCAGTTGGCTGCACCTAACCAACAAACCACTCTTGTCCCAGTTGTGGAAGCTGATGTTGAACAACCTCTGTCTTATGGTCAGCGCTCCCTGTGGTTTTTGTACCAGCTAGCACCCCTAAGCCCAGCTTACAACATTGTCAATGCGGTGCGCATCAAGGGAGATATAGACATTCCTGCATTACAGCGTGCGTTTGAAAAACTGGTAGAACGCCATCCTGCTTTACGGACTACTTTCACTGCTTATTACGGGGAACCCGTTCAACAAGTTCACCAGCAGAGGGTCTTTGACTTCCACAAGCAAGACATTTCCACTTGGAGTGAGGAGTCTGTGAACCAACGTCTGCTGGAAGAGGCGCACCGTCCCTTCAATCTGGAACGAGGTCCCCTGATGCGGGTAAATCTGTTTGCGCGGTCAGCACAAGAGCATATTCTGCAGCTGGGTGTACATCACATCGTGGGTGACTTCTGGTCCCTGGCAGTACTGGTGCAGGAGCTAGGAATACTGTACGAGGCTCAAAAAGATGGTACTTCTGTGTCCCTTGCTCCTTTGCCACTACAGTACACTGACTATTCTCGCGCTACAGCAGAAATGCTAGCAAGTGCAGAAGGAGAGCGGTTTTGGGCATATTGGCAAAAGCAACTGGCGGGTCATTTACCAGTATTAAATTTATCCACCGATCGACCTCGACCACTGATTCAAACCTATCAGGGGGCAACTGTACCGTTCAAGCTGAGTGCAGATCTGACCCAGAGACTTAAGGCGCACAGTCGCACCCAAGGAGCCACCCTCTATATGACGTTACTGGCTGCCTTTAAGGTGCTGCTCCATCGCTATACAGGTCAAGAAGATATTCTAGTAGGCTCGCCCACAGCGGGGCGGAATCGCGCTGATTTTGCGGCGCTGGTAGGCTACTTCGTCAATCCCGTGGTTTTACGGTCGGATATGTCAGGAAACCCAACCTTCCTTGCGTTTCTTGGTCAAGTACAACAGACCGTGATTCATGCCTTTGAACACCAAGACTACTCCTTTGCACTGTTGGTAGAGCGACTGCAACCAGTACGAGATCCAAGCCGTTCGCCCCTGTTCCAAACCATGTTCGTCTTGCAGAAAGCGCATATTCTCAATGAGGAAGGCTTGGCATCGTTTGCTTTAGGCGAGACTGGGGCACGGATGCATCTGGGCAAACTGGAGATGGAGTCCTTGGCACTGGAACAACGGGTGGCGCAGTTCGATTTAACACTGACAATGGCGGAAGTGGACGGAGAACTAGCGGCATCCTTGGAGTACAACACCGACTTGTTTGATGCTGCCACCATCATGCGGATGGCAAGTCATTTTCAAACTTTGCTGGAAAGTATTCTCGCCAATCCACACCATAAACTCTCAGAGTTATCGATATTATCAAAAGCAGAACTGCATCAACTGCTTGTAGAGTTCAACCAGAATCAATCCAAAATCCGCATTCCCAGGCAGGAGCCTGGGAACGAGCCAAAATCCAAAATTGACCAATGCGTCCACGAACTGTTTGCCGCCCAGGTGGAGCGAACCCCCGATGCTGTAGCGGTGGAGTTTGCAAATGAAAAACTGTCCTACCGCGAACTGAACCTGCGTGCCAATCAACTAGCGCATTACCTAAAGTTTTTGGGTGTGGGATCGGACGTGCTGGTTAGTATCTGCCTAGAGCGATCGCCACAGATGTTGGTAGGAATTTTAGCCATCCTTAAGGCAGGTGGGGCGTATGTGCCCCTAGACCCGGCATATCCACCCCAAAGGTTGGCTTTGATGCTGGAAGATTCTCAATCGTCGGTGTTAATTACCCAACAGAAAATCACACAATGGCTACCCAAACACAAAGCTAAGGTCGTGTCGATAGACACAGACTGGGAAGTTATTGCCTGCGAAAGTCAGGAAAACCCTGTTAATAATGATGTCACTGCTGAAAATCTAGCTTATGTCATCTACACCTCTGGGTCCACTGGTGTTCCCAAGGGTGTGATGATTCCACACGGTGCTTTGACGAACTACACCCAGGCGGCGGCGGATGAATATGAGTTGGACATAGGCGATCGCGTATTGCAGTTTGCCTCTATTAGTTTCGATGCGGCGGCGGAAGAGATATTTCCCTGTCTGATACGGGGTGGAACCTTGGTGCTGCGTACTGATGCCATGTTAAGTTCAGTACGCGTGTTCTTACAAAAATGTTGTGAACTTGAGCTAACGGTGTTAGATCTGCCTACAGCATTCTGGCATCAAGTGGCTTCTGGCTTAGCTACCGAAGGTTGTATCTTACCTAAGCAACTGCGTTTGGTATTGATTGGCGGAGAAAAAGCGCTGAAGACCCAGTTGACAATTTGGCAAAAATATGCTACCAATAGCGTGCGGCTAGTAAATACTTACGGTCCTACGGAAACCACAATAGTTGCCACCAAGTGCGACTTATCGGAGTTAGCCTCAGCAGAGGTGCCCATTGGTTCTGCAATTCCTAACGTTCAAACTTACGTCCTGGATAACCATCTCCAACCAGTTCCTATTGGCGTAGTGGGCGAACTATACATTGGCGGGGTCGGTGTGGCAAGGGGCTATCTCAACCGTCCCGATCTGACAGCCGATAAATTTATTTCCAATCCCTATAGCCAAGAACCGATAGCACGGCTATACAAGACTGGGGACTTGGTTCGCTACTTGAGCAATGGAAACCTTGAGTTCATCGGGCGGATTGACCACCAAGTCAAGATTCGGGGCTTCCGGATCGAGCTAGGGGAGATTGAGGCGGTGCTGAACCAATATCCAGGGGTGCGGGAGGTTGTCGTCTTGGATAGAGAAGATATCCCTGGTGAAAAGCGCTTAGTAGCTTATGTAGTCCCTGACCAAGAGCAACCAATTACAACCAGTGAACTGCGTCGGTTCTTGAAAGAGAAACTGCCAGAGTATATGGTGCCTTCCGCCTTCATACTGCTGGATAAACTGCCACTGACACCCAACGGTAAGGTAGACCGCCTCGCGTTGCCTGCCCCTGACGGCATCAGACCCGAACTAGAAGAAACTTTTGTAGCACCTCGCAACCCTGTAGAGGAAGTGTTAGCTCTAATCTGGAGCGAAGTACTCAGAGTGGAGCAAGTGGGAATCTACGACAACTTTTTTGAATTGGGAGGTCACTCACTACTAGCAACTCAGGTTCTCTCCCGACTGCGGGACATTTTCCAGGTGGAACTACCCCTGCACGTTCTGTTTGAGGCAACGACCGTAGCGAAACTGTCCCAACATCTAATTGCTCTAGAAAGAAAGCCAGGTCAAACTGAAAAGATTGCTCAGATTATCCAAAACATTGAGGCGATGTCCGGCGAAGACATCAACAAGACGCTTCAGCAGAAGAAAAGGTAA
- a CDS encoding thioredoxin family protein: MALTASTMLPLGTKAPDFHLLDVLHEETISLSTFADKQGLLVMFICQHCPFVKLVKSELAQLGKDYVHNGLGMVAISSNDVHNYPDDDPEFLRAMAIELDFKFPFCYDESQKTAKAYTAACTPDFFLFDDRRQLVYRGQLDDSRPGNGKAVTGRDLRAAIDAVLSGQRVTDNQMPSIGCNIKWKPGNEPSYFG, encoded by the coding sequence ATGGCTTTAACTGCTTCAACAATGTTACCACTAGGTACTAAAGCGCCAGATTTTCATCTACTGGATGTGCTACATGAAGAAACGATTTCGCTTTCGACTTTTGCTGATAAACAAGGTTTACTTGTGATGTTTATTTGTCAGCATTGCCCGTTTGTAAAGCTTGTAAAGTCAGAATTGGCGCAGTTGGGAAAAGATTACGTTCATAATGGTTTAGGAATGGTTGCCATTAGTAGCAATGATGTCCATAATTATCCAGATGATGATCCTGAATTTCTCAGGGCAATGGCGATAGAACTTGATTTTAAGTTTCCTTTTTGCTATGACGAAAGCCAAAAAACTGCAAAAGCTTACACAGCAGCTTGCACACCAGATTTCTTTCTCTTTGATGACAGGCGTCAACTTGTTTATCGAGGACAATTGGATGATAGTCGCCCTGGTAATGGCAAAGCTGTAACAGGTAGAGATCTACGCGCAGCTATTGACGCAGTATTGTCCGGTCAACGAGTTACAGACAACCAAATGCCCAGTATTGGTTGCAATATCAAGTGGAAACCGGGCAACGAACCCAGCTATTTTGGTTAA